Genomic DNA from Streptomyces sp. PCS3-D2:
GTTCGGTGGTCGGCCCGCCATCGGCGGGCATCGGGCCGGACAGGGGTCCGGGTGCCGGAGCGGGCCGGGGCACGGACGGGCCGGCCGACGGTGCGTCGACGGGGTGCTCACGCGGTGTGGCGGACACCGCCCTGGGACCCGAGGAGGAGCCGATGCCGTGGGCGAGACCGGTCGCCGCGGACGCCGTGGTGATCAGGTGCTGCGGCACGATGACCACCGCGCGGACACCGCCGTACGCGGAGGAGCGCAGGGAGACCTGGAACCCGTACGCCTGCGCCAGCCGGCCGACTACCGCCAGGCCCAGCCTCGGCGTCTCGCCCAGGTCGTTGAGGTCGATGCCGGACTGCGCCTGCGCGAGCATCTTCTCGGCCCGCGCACGGGCCTCCTCGCTCATGCTCAGGCCGCCGTCCTCGATCTCCACCGCGATGCCCGACTGCACCTCGACGGCGGTCAGGTGGACCCGGGTGTGCGGCGGGGAGTAGCGGGTGGCGTTGTCCAGCAGTTCGGCGAGGGTGTGGATGAGCGGCTCGACGACCGGGCCGAGGACGGCGACCTCGGTGACCGAGTGGAGCTCGACCCGCTGATAGTCGATGATCCGTGACATCGCGCCGCGCATGACGCTGTAGAGGGTCACTGCCCTGCTCCACTGCCGGCCGGGGCGCGCGCCGCCGAGGACGGAGATGGAGTCGGCGAGCCGGCCGATCAGGGCGGTGCCGTGGTCCAGACGCAGGAGGTCGCCGAACACGTCCGGGTTGCGGCCGTGCCGGTCCTCCATCTCGCGCATCTCGTGGGCCTGCTGATGGACGATCGCCTGGACGCGGCGGGCGACGTTCACGAAGGCCCGCTGCGCCGAGTCGCGCAGGCTCTCCTCGTTGTCGACGGCGTCGATGACATGGGCCAGTACGGCTTGCAGGGCGGCCCTGAAGCGGGGGGTGAGCGCGGCGTCGCTGCCCCAGCGGTTGCCGTTGCCGGCACGGCCGCCCAGGGAGGTGAGCACCTCCTCGGCCGCCTCGCCCCGGCGCAGCCGCTCGATGGCCTCGGGGAGCACCACCGCGGACAGGCGGGTGGCCTCGGTCTCCTGCCGGGACAGGGTGTGATGGAGCGCGGCGATCTCGGCGGTTCGGGCAGCGAGCGCGCGGCCGCGCCGTAGGGCTTCGACGACGACAGCAGCGGTGCACAGGCCGCCCGCGGCGATCAGGATCGTGCCGACCGGTTCGGAGGAGGAAACAAGCGCCCCGACCAGGCAGACGGCGGCCAGGGACCCGATCACGGGCAGCGCCCGGCTTGCCCCCGCCTCCGGACGGGCTGTTTTGGGCGGAATGTCTCTATGCTCCATCGGCGTCCTTGAATTATCGGAAAAGGGTCACCTTCTGACCGGTCGGCGGGAGCATAACTACGCCCAACTGCCCGTACGCGCACTTTCGTTGGAGTTCATCGGACCGGAGGAACCGTTATGCGCCATCGACGGCGACGAATTCCGGCCCCCCTGATGGGCACCCCCGGACAGTCGGCGGCGTAACAGGAGGTCGAAGGCCCGCCGACGCCTCGGCAGCGCGAGCCTTCACCCCTCGGCACCCTCCGGCACCCGGCGCGCAGCGCGGCCACGAGGTGGCGCCGCGGACCCGAATGCGCTAGGGGCCTGTCCGGCGGATCGCGGCCAGGGGCCGACCCGGCTCCGCAGGACAGGCCCCGAGCGGCACCGACGGGGTCACCGTTTCGAGCGGTCAGGCATCGGGCCGTACCGCGCCGCCGCCGGGGGCGGCGAGGCCGGTGATCAGGACGTCGAGGGCGAGGTCGGTCGCCTCGGACAGCGGGGTGCCCTCCAGGAGGGAGCCGACCGCCAGGGCCGCGAGGCCGTGGACGGTGGAGAAGGCGACCTGGGCGAGACGGTCCGGCTCCCCGGCCCGCACGACGCCCTCCCGCTGCGCGAGGGCGACGAGCCCGGCGGCGATGTCCAGGCTCTGATGTCCGAGCTCGCGCAGTTCGGCGCTGGAGTCGTCGGCGTGCTTGACCGTGAACATCAGGCTCAGCAGCGGGGCGTTCGCCACGGCGAAGTCGATGTAGGCGCGCCCCATGCCCGCAAGCCGGGCGGTGACGGGGCCGGGTGCCTCGACGGCGGCCCGCAGGTCGTCGTTGAGGCGGGTGAAGCCGCCCACGGCGAGCGCGTCGAGCAGCGCCTGCCGGTCGCGGAAGTGGCGCCCGGGCGCCGCGTGGCTGACGCCGAGGTCCCGGGCGAGGGCGCGCAGGGACAGGCTGTCCGCCCCCGACGCCGCGAGGACCTCCTCCGCGCGCGCCAGCAGCGCTTCCCGGAGGTTGCCGTGGTGGTAGGGCGGATCGGTGTCGGCCAAAGCGGCCTCCCCTCGCTCGATGTTGTCATTGA
This window encodes:
- a CDS encoding sensor histidine kinase KdpD, which codes for MEHRDIPPKTARPEAGASRALPVIGSLAAVCLVGALVSSSEPVGTILIAAGGLCTAAVVVEALRRGRALAARTAEIAALHHTLSRQETEATRLSAVVLPEAIERLRRGEAAEEVLTSLGGRAGNGNRWGSDAALTPRFRAALQAVLAHVIDAVDNEESLRDSAQRAFVNVARRVQAIVHQQAHEMREMEDRHGRNPDVFGDLLRLDHGTALIGRLADSISVLGGARPGRQWSRAVTLYSVMRGAMSRIIDYQRVELHSVTEVAVLGPVVEPLIHTLAELLDNATRYSPPHTRVHLTAVEVQSGIAVEIEDGGLSMSEEARARAEKMLAQAQSGIDLNDLGETPRLGLAVVGRLAQAYGFQVSLRSSAYGGVRAVVIVPQHLITTASAATGLAHGIGSSSGPRAVSATPREHPVDAPSAGPSVPRPAPAPGPLSGPMPADGGPTTERTATGLPQRRRKDRVTTSDVRPAARPQPTHDNGPGMWLEAFHSGLSGEPGEDPPGGQDASGSATKGA
- a CDS encoding TetR/AcrR family transcriptional regulator, with the protein product MADTDPPYHHGNLREALLARAEEVLAASGADSLSLRALARDLGVSHAAPGRHFRDRQALLDALAVGGFTRLNDDLRAAVEAPGPVTARLAGMGRAYIDFAVANAPLLSLMFTVKHADDSSAELRELGHQSLDIAAGLVALAQREGVVRAGEPDRLAQVAFSTVHGLAALAVGSLLEGTPLSEATDLALDVLITGLAAPGGGAVRPDA